The genomic interval GCGGTGAAGAGGCCCAGATCGGTGTAGAGGTTGGCGGTCTTGGAGTGGTAGTTGCCGGTGCCGATGTGGGCGTAGACCTTCATCCCGGCGTCCTCCTCGCGGACGACGAGCGCAGTCTTGGTGTGGGTCTTGAGGCCGACGAGGCCGTAGACGACGTGCACGCCGGCCTTCTCCAGCCGTCGCGCCAGCTGCACGTTGCGCTCTTCGTCGAAGCGGGCCTTCAGCTCGACCAGGCACACGACCTGCTTGCCGGCCTCGGCGGCGGCGATGAGCGTGGGGATGAAGGGCGAGTCGGTGCCGGTGCGGTAGAGCGTGAGCTTGATCGCGACGACCTTGGGGTCGCGGGCGGCCTGCTTGATGAAGGCCTCGACGCTGTGCTCGAAGCTCTCGTAGGGGTGGTGCACGAGCAGGTCCCCCTGGCTGACCGTGGCGAAGACGTCGGACCCGCCCGCGGTGGACTCGCCGGCCACCAGGCGCGGCGGGGTCATCGGCTTCCACTTGGGGTACTTGAGGTCGGGCCGGTCGACGGCGGCGTGCACCGCGAAGAGGTCGGTGTAGTCGAGCTCGGCGGTCATCCGGTAGATGTCCTCCTCCCGCAAGCCCAGCTCGGCGAGCAGGTAGCGGACCATCGGGTGGTCCGCCTCGGCGTCGACCTCCAGCCGCACGCAGCTGGCGAAACGCCGGTCACGCAGCTCCTGGTTCACCAGCTCGAGCAGGTCTTCGGCGTCCTCCTCGTCGCGCTCCAGGTCGGCGTTGCGGGTGATGCGGAAGGGCTCGCAATGGACGACCTCCATGCCCTCGAACAGCCGGCCGAGGTTCTGGCGGATGATGTCGATGAGGGCGACGAAGCGGTAGACGTCGCGGCCGTCCTCGTCCCGCTCGCCCGGCCGGTGCAACGCGACCCACTGCGGCATCATCGCCGGCACCTTGACGCGGGCGAACTCCAGCGCGGGGCCCTCGGGGTCGTCGGGGTCGTCGAGCACGGCGGCGGCGTCGGAGTTGGCGCCGATGCCCGACTTCGCCGGCGGGCGGAGCATGACGCCCAGCGAGGTGGACAGGTTGGAGAGGAACGGGAAGGGGTGCCCGGGGTCGACGGCGAGCGGGGTGAGCAGCGGGAAGAGCTGCTCCTCGAAGTAGGCGTTGGCCGTCTGCTGGTCGGCGTCGGAGAGCTTCGCCCACGGGAGCAGGTGGATGCCCTCGGCGGAGAGCTTCGGCTTGAGGTCCTCGGCGAAGCACTCCGCCTGCTTGGCGAGCATGGGCAGCACCTGCTCGCGGATGCCGTGCAGCTGCTCGGTGGCGGTCCTCCCGTCGGGGCTGCGCTGCGTGAGCCCCGCCTTGATCTGCCGCTTCAGCCCTCCCACCCGCTTCTGGAAGTACTCATCGAGGTTGGAGTTGAAGATCGCGAGGAAGGCGATCCGCTCCAGCAGCGGCGTCCGCTCGTCGCAGGCCATGTGCAGCACGCGCTTGTTGAAGATGAGCCACTGCGTCTCGCGGTTGAGGAAGTGGTCCTGCTCGTCGGGCGCAGCGATGGCGGCGTCGGGGTCGGGGGCGGGACGCGGGGTCCGTTTGCGGCGGTGGGAGGTCTTGGCCATGGGTCGGGAGCGGAGCGGCCGGGCGAGGGTAAAGCGATCCGAGGAGCGATCGGTCCCGCTCGCTCGAGCCTGGGGCGAGCCGACGCGGCGGGAGGTGGCCCGGGCAGGACGGGCGTGGCCGCTCCTCCACGGAGCCGCCAGCCAGGGCCCACCGCCCATCGGCCGAGAAGACCCAGCCCGCCGCGGCGTTGTCATGCCCCTTTCGTTCCTTCGTTTCTGCTTCGCCTGCGCCACGCGGCGGGTGCGTTCTTCACCTCGACTCCGTGAGCGCGTAGCAGACGTCGCCGTGGAGGAGGTACAGGCGCAGCGCGGGCCCGAGCTTCTTGGCCAGGGAGAGGCCCAGGTCGGGCCGGTCGGTGACGAGGTGGGGCACGGGATCGGCGGCGTCGACGCGGCGGTGGGGCTGGGCGGCCGACAGCCAGTCCTGGTGCTCGCGGGCCCATTCGGCGGCGTCGCGGAGGGCGAGCATCGCCTCGCGGGGGTGGGGGTGCTCGGCGGAGTGGGTGTGGCGTGCGAGCAGGTGCAGGCGGCCGTTGGCGTCGAGCGCGAGCTGGACGAGCGGCTGGCCGGGGCAGCCGGGCTGGATCGCCTCGAGACGGGGCCCGGAGGGCCGGGCGGTGGAGAGGCGTTCGAGCAGGCCCTCCAGCGGGGCCGCGGGGTGGGCGGGCGCTTCGTCCTCGGCGTCGCCGGCCGCGGCGTGCCGCCGGTGGAGGTCGAGCGAGCGGACGGCGGCGGCGCCGCGGATCGCCGGGCTTTCCGGGTCGGAAGGGGCTTGGGTCCGCGGCTCCGCGGGGTCGGGCCCGGAGCCGGCGGACGCGGCCGGCGGCCCGGGCTCCGGATCCGCCGCCTGCTCGGCATCGGGCAGGCTGCGGAGCCAGCCCAGCAGCGAGGCCCAGGGGTCGGGGCCGTCGCCGCGGCGGACGAAGCCCAGCGGCGTGCGGGCCACGGGGTTCATCCGCGGCAGGCTGCCCAGCGGCTCGGGCGGGCTGTCGACGTCGTCGACGAGGGCGCGGGCCAGCGCCCCGGCGGCATCCCGGGCGGCGGGCGGCTCCGAGCCCATCACCATGAGCCCGAAGCCCGCGGAAGCGATCGCGGGAGCGACGCCGATGAGCCGGCGGAGCATCGCGGCCGCGCCCTCGATGGCGACCGGGTCCGCGCCCGAGAGCAGCGACCAGTCGGCGACGCCGGCGAACCGCGCGGCGGCCTCGGGGCCGTCGACGCCGGCGTTCACGAGCACGGCCGCCGGCGCGCGGGTGGCGTGGGTCAGCAGCGTCGCGACCCGCTCCCGCAGCCCGGCCTCGGGAGAGAGGCGCTCCAGCACCGCGGCGGCGTCCCCGCCGCCGGGGCCGATCCACTCCAGCTCGAAGCCTTCGCCGACGCCGCTCTCGGGAGCCGTGCCCAGCGGGTCCTCCTCGTCTTCCTCCTGGATCGGGTGCAGCAGCAGCACCGGCCCGTCGCGGTGGGCGATCAGCTGGGCGTACTGCGGCAGCCAAGCGGAGGCCAAGCCCGGCAGGTTGCCGAGCAGGACGGCCTCCAGGGGCGGCGATGCGGCGGGCCGAGGGGCGGGGTCGGCGGGCACCTCGCGGCCGGCGAGCTTGAGGCGGTGGGCCGGGCCGGCCGCGCCCGGAGGCGGCGCAGCGGGACCCGGGCGGGCGGGAGGCGGGTCGCCCGGGGGCGGAGCCGCGCCGGCCCCGGCGGCGGGCTTGGGGCGCAGCCGGACGGGTGCCGGGCCGCCGAGGCCCGGCGGCGCATCGCCAGGGGGGCTCAAGAAGAGCGTGGCGAGATCGTCGAGGGTCTGGCTGTCGTCCATGACAGGGTCTTTCTCCATCCGGGGGTCGCCGGTGGTCCGGCGGTCGCCGCCTCTCCCCGGTGGGGGTGGGGGCGTGGGCTCGATGAGCCGCCGGCTCGCGGAGCCGGGCGTTGTACGCGGCGTTGCCGCGTGGAGGTCGCAGCGAGCCTCAGGCGCCGGCGGGCTCCGGCGCGGCGGGGACGCGAACCGGGCTCGCGGGCACCCTCGCCGGGTCCGCGACCACCGGCTCCGCGACCACCTCCGCCACGCTGTTCGCCTCGCCGAGCGGGTTCACCTCGGTCAGGCGGTTGAAGGGATCGGCCGCCCACTGCCCGTCGATGACGAGGCGGTAGGCGTGGCGGCCGGCGGGCAGCTTCACGAGCGCCTGCCAGACGCCGAGCTCGGCGTTGCGGGTCATCGCGGTCGCTTCGGGGTCCCAGCCGTTCCAGGAGCCGGCGATCGTGATCCGGGCGCCGGCGTCGCCGGGCTGGACGAAGAGCGTCCCGTTGCGGGTGCAGCGGCATCCGCAGAGCCGCTCGATCGCGGCGGGCAGGACCGCCGGGGTGGGTGCGGCCGGCGGGGTGTCCCGCGCGGCGAGCGACTCCGCGTTGCGGCGGGAGAGGTCGCGGGTGCGGGCCACGAGCTCGGCGGCGCGGGACAGGCGGGCCGGTCCCGCGGCCCCGGCCGGCGTCGGGTCCGGCGCGGTGTCGCCGGGGACGGGCGCCGGCGCCTCGCCCGCCGGGTTCGCGTCCCGCGTCTCCGCCGCGAGCGGGGCCAGCATCTCCGCGGGCTCGGGCGGGTGGGCGACCAGCCAGTCGGCGAGCTTCACGAAGTCCGCCGCGGCCGAGCCGTCGGGATCGTACTCGCCGATCGCCCGACCGAAGCCGGCGGCCTCACGCAGCTTCTCGTCCTCGTGGATGCAAAGCGGCAGCACCTGCTCGCCGAAGTGCCGCTTCATCTGCCCGAGGATTTCGCGGTCGATGTTCCGGTCGGCCCGGTGCAGCGTGGGCAGCACGCTGAAGCGGACGCGGTGGCCGGCCCGGCGGGCGAGCATGTCGATCGTCCGGGCCTGCTTGATGGCGCCCTGGAGCGCGAAGTAGCCGGTCTCCACCGGGATGAGCACCTCCTGGCAGGCCCGCAGCGCGTTGAAGGTGAGCAGGCCGATCGACGGCGGGCAGTCGATGATGCAGTGGGCGTAGTCGCCGCCCTCCGCCCGCCCGAGCACCGCCGCCAGCCGCCGGTCCCGGTCCGAGGCGTTGGAGAGGCGCTGCTCGATGCCGGCGAGCGCGAGGCTGGAGGGCAGCAGGTCGAGGTTCCGGCGGACCCGCCAGAGGCAGTCCTCGAAGGCGATCGGCTCGCCCTCGGCGTTGCGTCCGCCGCCGAGCAGGTCGGCCACGCCGTGCTCGATCCCGTCCTCGGGCACCGAGAGGCCCAGGGCGCAGTGGCTCTGGGGGTCCATGTCCACGAGCAGCGTCTTGCGGCCGCGGCGGGCCAGCTCCGAGGACAGGTGGATGGCGGTGGTGGTTTTCCCGCACCCGCCCTTCTGGTTGATGATCGCCGTGGTTCGCAAGAGTCGTCCTCAGTGAGCGGGAGGGGAGGCGGAGCACCGGCCGGGTTCGACCGCCGATCCCGTTATCGGAGCCGGGTCGGGGACCGCGTGAGGATTGGCGCGGTCGGGCCGCCCCGTCCGTCTGATCGCCGTTCGCACGGCGGGCGATCCGGTGAGCGCCCGAGCCGCAACGCCCCCGCCGGGGGACGCCGCCCCGGGGCCACGAGGGACGCGGAGCGGCCGGCGGAGCTCCGCCCGCCATAGTGGCCCCGTGCCCGTGGAAGACCGCTACGTCCGCCTCGTCGAGGGCCGCTCCGCCGGCGTGCTCGCCTCCGCCGCCCGCGGGCTGCTGCGGGCGGCGACGCCGGCCTGGCGGCTCGGGCTCGCGATCGATCAGCAAAGAAAACGGCGCGGCCGCCGGCCGCTCGGCCGGCCGACCGCCTCCATCGGGAACCTCTCCGTGGGCGGAACCGGCAAGACGCCCGCCGTCGCCTGGGCCGTCCGCCGGCTGCTCGACGCCGGTCACCGCCCCGCCGTGCTCACCCGCGGCCACGGCGGCGACGCGCAGCGGCCGGCGGACGAGGTGCTCGAGCTGCGCGGGATGCTCCGCGACGCCGCCCCGGTCATCGCCGATCCCGACCGCCACGCCGCCGCCGCCGCCGCTCTCGCCGCGTCGCCGGGCCTCACCTGCTTCGTGCTCGACGACGGCTTCCAGCGGCTCGACGTCGCACGCGATCTCGACCTCGTGCTCGTCGACGCCAGCCGCACGCTCGCCTCGGCCCGCTTGCTGCCCGGCGGCCTGCTCCGGGAGCCGCCCGCCGCGTTGACCCGCGCCGACGCGGTGCTGCTGACCCGCGTCGACCGCGCCGGCCCCGCCGCCACCGGCGAAACGGCCGCCTGGGTCACCCGCTGGCACGGCCGCCCGCCGCTCGCATCCTTCGCCCACCGCTGGTCGGGCGTCGACGCGTACCCGCCCGCCGGCGCGGCCCCGGCGATCGCCGGCCGGCGGCTCTACGCCGCCGCGGGCATCGGCCACCCCCGCGCCTTCGCCGAGCAGCTCGCCGCCGCCGGCGCCGAGGTCGTCGGCGCGGCCCGGCTCGCCGACCACCACCGGCCCACCGCCGGCGGGCTCGCCCGCCTCCACGCCGATGCCCGGGCCGCGGGCGCCGACGCCGTCGCCACCACGGAAAAGGACCGCGTGAAGTGGGCGATGCTGGATCCGGGACCCGATGCACTCCCGGTGCTGGTCCCCCGCCTCCGCTTCGAGCCCGTCGCCGGCGAGGCCGCCCTGCTCGCACTCCTCCGCGAGCGGCTCCCGCGGCCGGTCGATCGCCCGGCGTGAACCCGCCTCGGGGAGCCACGGCCGCTCCCTTCCTATGCTGCACGCCCGGGAGGCGCGCGATCCTTGCGCGCCCCCGATCCTCCCGAACCCCCGACAGGAGAAGCGCCCGCCGGCGCTTCCGCCGCTCATGGACCTCCGCAACGTCGCCATCATCGCCCACGTCGACCACGGCAAGACGACCCTCACCGACCAGCTGCTGTACCAGTCGGGGCAGTTCCGCGACGCCGAGCTCGACAAGCTCGCCGGCGGCCAGCACAACCTGGTGATGGACACCGGCGACCTGGAGCGCGAGCGTGGGATCACGATCACCGCGAAGAACTGTTCGGTGGTGTACGCGCCCCCGGCCCCGGAGGGCGAGCCGGCCAAGGAGCCGGTGAAGATCAACCTGATCGACACCCCCGGCCACGCGGACTTCGGCGGCGAGGTCGAGCGGGTGCTCTCGATGGCCGACGGCGTGCTGCTGGTGGTCGACGCGGCCGAGGGCCCGATGCCCCAGACGCGCTTCGTGCTCGGCAAGGCGCTCGGCCACGGCCTCAAGCCCGTCGTCGTCGTGAACAAGGTCGACAAGCCCGACGCCCGGCCCGACTGGGTCGTCGACCAGGTCTTCGACCTGCTCGCCGCGCTCGAGGCCGACGACGACGCGCTGGACTTCCCGATCATCTACGCCTCAGCGAAGAACGGCTGGGCGGACCACGCGCTCGACGGCCCGCGGCGGAACATGCAGCCGCTGTTCGAGACGATCGTCGAGGACGTGCCGGCGCCGAAGGTCGAGAACCCCGACCCCGACGCGCCGCTGCAGCTGATGGTGACCTCGCTGGCCTTCAGCGAGTACACCGGCCGGATCGCGATCGGCCGCGTCCACCGCGGCACCATGACCCCGGGCACGACGGTCTCGATCGTCAACCGCGCCGGCAAGGTCAGCCGGCAGAAGACCGCCCGGGTCGAGGTCTTCAGCGGCCTGGGCCGCGCCGAGGCGGATGCGGTGACCGCCGGCGACCTCTGCGCCATCTCGGGGCTCGACCCCATCGACATCGGCGACACGGTGTGCGCCCTCGACGCCCCCGAGGCCCTGCCGCCGGTCGCCATCGACGAGCCGACGGTCACGATGACCTTCCGCGTGAACGACTCGCCCTTCGCCGGCCAGGAGGGCAAGTTCGTCACCAGCCGGCAGGTGGGCGACCGGCTGCAGCGCGAGCTGCAGAGCAACGTCGCCCTGCGGGTGGAGCCCGGCGAGAGCCCGGAGCAGTTCGAGGTCTCCGGCCGCGGGCTCATGCACCTGGGCGTGCTGATCGAGACGATGCGTCGCGAGGGCTACGAGCTGCAGATCGGCATGCCGCGGGTCATCTTCAAGGAGATCGACGGCAAGCGGCACGAGCCGATCGAGGAGCTCGTCGTCGAGTGCCCCGCCGAGAACCAGAGCGACGTGCTCAGCCTCGTCTCCAACCGGCGGGCCGAGATGGACCGCATGGACGACCGCGGGTCCGACGGCCAGTACGTGCACATCGTTTTCTCCATCCCCGCCCGCGGCCTGCTGGGCCTGCGGACGCGGATGCTCACCGCGACCGCGGGCAAGGCGATCGTGCACCACACCTTCCTCCGCTACGAGCCGATGCGCGGCGACATCCCCAAGCGGACCGCCGGCGTGATCGTCTCCAGCGAGCGGGGCGCCGTCTCCAGCTACGCCCTCGACGGCCTCTACGACCGCGGCTTCTTCTTCGTCGAGGTCGGCGAGCAGGTCTACGTCGGCCAGGTGATCGGCGAGCACTGCAAGGACAACGACATCGTCGCCAACCCCTGCAAGACCAAGCAGCAGACCGCCGTCCGCACCCGCGGCGGCAAGGACGCCAACCTGCAGGTCCGGCCCGCCCGGAAGATGTCGCTGGAGCAGTGCCTCGAGTACATCGGCCCCGACGAGTACGTCGAGGTCACGCCGGAGAGCATCCGTCTCCGCAAGAAGATCCTCGAGGAATCGCACCGCCGCCGCGAGGACCGCAAGCTGGCGCAGATGACCGCTTGATCCGGAGCGTGCGGGCGTGCGACCCGCGTTGGCGGATCCCGCTGGCCACGACACCCTCCCCGGGGTGGCCTAGAAGTTCAATCCTGCGCGTGTTCCCGCAGCGTCTCGAGCGCCACCACCTCGAGGGCTTTGGCGTGCGTCGCCGCGAGATCGACGCGGGGCGCCCGGCCGGCCGCCTCGGCCTCGGCCCAGCGGCCGGCACAGAGGCACCAGCGGTCCCCGGGCTTCAGGCCCGGGAACCGGTACTCCGGCCGCGGCGTCGTGAGGTCGTTGCCCGCCTGCTTCGTGAAGACGAGGAAATCCTCCGTCATCACCGCGCAGACCGTGTGCGAGCCGAGGTCCTGCGGACCGGTCTCGCAGCAGCCGCTCCGGCTGAAGCCGGTGAGCGGGTCCTTCGAGCAGATGGCGAGCGGCCCACCGAGCACGTTCCGGGCGGCGCTGTGTCCCGAGGCGATCATGCACGAAGCGTAGAGACCGCTCCGGGCTCGACGCCTCGCGTCTCACTCGCCGCCACGGAGCACCTCGGGCGCTTCCGCCCCGTCGGCCCAGACCTCGAGCGAAGGGAAGGAGAGCGTGAAGCCCGCGCCCTCGGGGCCGTGGTGCTCCGTCGCGAAGGTGACACCCGCCGCCGTACGCTCGTTCTCCCACGTCGCGGGCCTGGCTTCCGCGCCGCCGCCCCGCCGGAACGCCCACTCCGCGATCCGCCCGCTCTCGCCGAGGTAGAGCTCGTACACGTCCGCGGGCGTGTAGCCGCCCTCCGCCGGCCACGCCGCCATCAGCTTCGTCGCGGGTCGCCCGGAGATCGGCATCGACGCCTCGCCGACCTCGAGCACCGTCGGATCCGACCAGAGCAGCTGGAAGGGGAAGGTGAGCCAGTAGGTGTCGTTCACGAAGTTCCGCTTCGCGGCGAAGAGGTCCGTGCCCTCCTCGGGTTCGACCGATGCATCGAAGGAGAGCTCGTCGGGCGTTCCGCGGTTGAGCGTGACGGCGCCGCCGTCGCGCCCGTTCGGCGCCCAGGACCAGACCCGATCGACCGTCTCCCCGCCGGGCAGCTCGACGTGGAAGGTGAAGTCGACCCGATCGATCCGGCTCCAATGCTCGAAGCCGTAGGCGGCGGCGAGCGCTTCCGCCGGCGACGCGGACGCCGACGCGGCGGACTCCTGCGCGGACGCGGTCAAAGGGAGCGTGCCGGATCCAAGGCCCAGGCCGAGCGCGGCGGCGAGGCATGCGGTGCCGGTGCGGGTGATTCTGTTCATCGGCGAGGCTAGCGCACCCTGCGCCGCTTCCAAGTCGCCCCTGCGGGCGGGTCGGTTCGGAGGGCGCGAGCGACGCTCGATGCCGCTTGAGCGGGCCGCTGCGGATCCACGCCGCCCGCTCAGGGGGCCGTGAGGCGCCAGGTGGGCTGGTCGACGCCCTCGCTGGTGAAGTACAGCGACCGGCCGTCGGCGGAGAACGCGATCGCCTCTCCCTGGCGGCGCGGGGGCGTCGGCGGCCGCTCCGGCTCGGCCTCCAGAGCCGACGCCCAGCCTGCTCCGGGCCAAGAGGTGAACACCATGGCTTCGCCATAGGTGCAAACGCCGAGGCGTCGGCCATCCGGGCTGACGTCCATCCCGGTCGGCATCAGCGTCGGCATCGTGCCCACACGCGGCACCGGGTCCACCCACCGCGGAGCGACCGGCGCGGCGGGCATGGGCGGCAACGGGATCTCGTAGAGACCGGAGGCTCCATAGGTCTTGCCGTTCTGATCGATCTCCTTGCTCCCGAGCAAGATGACCCCGCGGGTCACGTCCACGGCGACCGCCTCGCAGTCCCGGGCACCGTCCGCGAAGGCGAAGCGCAGCGTGAGCAGGACCTCCAACCCCTCTTCCGGGTCGGCATCGGCCGGAGGCTCCTCCAGGAAGTGAAGCGCCGTCCGCCCGCCGGACCTGAGGTTGTCGCCCGTGTCCGCGATCAGCAGGAACGCCCGCTCCTCCCACTCGAATGCGGCCAAGTCTTCCCAATCGCGGTTGCGGATGCCTCGCAGGCGGAAGGCCTCCGCGGCCGACAGGCCGTGCGGGTCGTAACGCACCAGCGTCTCGCCCCCCCCGGAGTCGTTGCACGTCCACAGGCGTCCGGGCACCCGACGGGACGCCGCGAGCCCGGAGCTCTCGTCGATGATCCGCGGCGGCGGAGCGAGTCGCTCGGGCGCCGCTGCCTCATGCTCGGGCGACGAAGCCCCGGAGGCCCCCGCCGGACCCGCATCCGGAGGCGCCGCTCCCGCGGGCGTCAGCAGCAGCGGGCGTCCGGACGCGAAGAGGAGCACCACGCCCGCGACCGCGAGCGGAGCACCGACCCTGAGGCTGATCGAGCGGGAACGCATGGCTGTCCAACGGAGCGAAACGCGCGACGGTTCGACCGCGGCAGGAAGAACGGGCCCATCGGCGTGTCCGCACCGGCAGATGAGCAGATCGGCCGTGGTTCAACTCGCTCCAGCCTCACGCTCGGGGCTTCTCCAGGCGGCCCACGATGCGTCCGCACGCACCGCCGGCAGCGCCCGGCCGGCTCGATCCTGGAGCGCCACGCCCACACAGAACCGAACCCGGCAGCGGGCGCCGGATCGCCGCCACCGCAGAAGCCGCGGGCGGAGCGGATCCCGGCGGCGTGGGTTGCAGCCGGGTGCTCCGGCGGCGGGCCCGAGAAGCCACCCGCGGGCGGCGGAGCGACGCCCGCCCGGGGTGGGCTCTGCCCCCGCTTGCGCCCGACCGCGCGCACCTCCTGCTCGGACCGGGGCGGCAAGCGGGCAGGACCGACGGGCGCGGGCATCGCCAGTCCAGCGGACTGCTCGCCCGTGGCATGCGATCGAGCCGCGGCTTCCGACCGGGCGGTCGTGGCCGCCCGCGGTCCGCGGGCAGAGCGGCCACGCAGCGACGCGTGTTCGGACGTTTCGAGCACGAGCTGCTCCCTTCGCCGTGCCCGCGGCCACGGGCAGCCGCGGCACCGACGCCCCGAGGACACGCCGCGGTGGCTGGATGCGAGGCGTTCGGCGGGCCGGCTTCCGCCGAGGCGCAGCGCAAACCGAAGACGCCTGATCCCGCGCAGGGTGCCGAGCCCCGCCTTTGCCTCTCCGGCCCCCCGCCGCGTCTCTGCCGCGGTCAAGGGATCCGGCGTCCGCCGAGCCGCCGGATCCGCCGAAGTCT from Phycisphaera mikurensis NBRC 102666 carries:
- a CDS encoding AAA family ATPase; the protein is MRTTAIINQKGGCGKTTTAIHLSSELARRGRKTLLVDMDPQSHCALGLSVPEDGIEHGVADLLGGGRNAEGEPIAFEDCLWRVRRNLDLLPSSLALAGIEQRLSNASDRDRRLAAVLGRAEGGDYAHCIIDCPPSIGLLTFNALRACQEVLIPVETGYFALQGAIKQARTIDMLARRAGHRVRFSVLPTLHRADRNIDREILGQMKRHFGEQVLPLCIHEDEKLREAAGFGRAIGEYDPDGSAAADFVKLADWLVAHPPEPAEMLAPLAAETRDANPAGEAPAPVPGDTAPDPTPAGAAGPARLSRAAELVARTRDLSRRNAESLAARDTPPAAPTPAVLPAAIERLCGCRCTRNGTLFVQPGDAGARITIAGSWNGWDPEATAMTRNAELGVWQALVKLPAGRHAYRLVIDGQWAADPFNRLTEVNPLGEANSVAEVVAEPVVADPARVPASPVRVPAAPEPAGA
- the lpxK gene encoding tetraacyldisaccharide 4'-kinase, with the protein product MPVEDRYVRLVEGRSAGVLASAARGLLRAATPAWRLGLAIDQQRKRRGRRPLGRPTASIGNLSVGGTGKTPAVAWAVRRLLDAGHRPAVLTRGHGGDAQRPADEVLELRGMLRDAAPVIADPDRHAAAAAALAASPGLTCFVLDDGFQRLDVARDLDLVLVDASRTLASARLLPGGLLREPPAALTRADAVLLTRVDRAGPAATGETAAWVTRWHGRPPLASFAHRWSGVDAYPPAGAAPAIAGRRLYAAAGIGHPRAFAEQLAAAGAEVVGAARLADHHRPTAGGLARLHADARAAGADAVATTEKDRVKWAMLDPGPDALPVLVPRLRFEPVAGEAALLALLRERLPRPVDRPA
- a CDS encoding PD40 domain-containing protein; its protein translation is MRSRSISLRVGAPLAVAGVVLLFASGRPLLLTPAGAAPPDAGPAGASGASSPEHEAAAPERLAPPPRIIDESSGLAASRRVPGRLWTCNDSGGGETLVRYDPHGLSAAEAFRLRGIRNRDWEDLAAFEWEERAFLLIADTGDNLRSGGRTALHFLEEPPADADPEEGLEVLLTLRFAFADGARDCEAVAVDVTRGVILLGSKEIDQNGKTYGASGLYEIPLPPMPAAPVAPRWVDPVPRVGTMPTLMPTGMDVSPDGRRLGVCTYGEAMVFTSWPGAGWASALEAEPERPPTPPRRQGEAIAFSADGRSLYFTSEGVDQPTWRLTAP
- the ppk1 gene encoding polyphosphate kinase 1 — its product is MAKTSHRRKRTPRPAPDPDAAIAAPDEQDHFLNRETQWLIFNKRVLHMACDERTPLLERIAFLAIFNSNLDEYFQKRVGGLKRQIKAGLTQRSPDGRTATEQLHGIREQVLPMLAKQAECFAEDLKPKLSAEGIHLLPWAKLSDADQQTANAYFEEQLFPLLTPLAVDPGHPFPFLSNLSTSLGVMLRPPAKSGIGANSDAAAVLDDPDDPEGPALEFARVKVPAMMPQWVALHRPGERDEDGRDVYRFVALIDIIRQNLGRLFEGMEVVHCEPFRITRNADLERDEEDAEDLLELVNQELRDRRFASCVRLEVDAEADHPMVRYLLAELGLREEDIYRMTAELDYTDLFAVHAAVDRPDLKYPKWKPMTPPRLVAGESTAGGSDVFATVSQGDLLVHHPYESFEHSVEAFIKQAARDPKVVAIKLTLYRTGTDSPFIPTLIAAAEAGKQVVCLVELKARFDEERNVQLARRLEKAGVHVVYGLVGLKTHTKTALVVREEDAGMKVYAHIGTGNYHSKTANLYTDLGLFTADKRITRDLVELFHFLTGRSLKEDFDHLLIAPVNMRRRFGQLIQREIDHAAGWVERGSDPADPDRPSIVAKMNQLEDHGIARRLYAASRVGVKVELFVRGFCCIRPGVPGLSENIEVSSVIGRFLEHSRVFRFHNAGEPETFIGSADWMYRNLNNRVECITPIYDPALRKRIDHLLDILRTDRRLAWDMDADGNYTLRRPEPGEDAPGTHERLMAFTRSRHE
- the typA gene encoding translational GTPase TypA, translating into MDLRNVAIIAHVDHGKTTLTDQLLYQSGQFRDAELDKLAGGQHNLVMDTGDLERERGITITAKNCSVVYAPPAPEGEPAKEPVKINLIDTPGHADFGGEVERVLSMADGVLLVVDAAEGPMPQTRFVLGKALGHGLKPVVVVNKVDKPDARPDWVVDQVFDLLAALEADDDALDFPIIYASAKNGWADHALDGPRRNMQPLFETIVEDVPAPKVENPDPDAPLQLMVTSLAFSEYTGRIAIGRVHRGTMTPGTTVSIVNRAGKVSRQKTARVEVFSGLGRAEADAVTAGDLCAISGLDPIDIGDTVCALDAPEALPPVAIDEPTVTMTFRVNDSPFAGQEGKFVTSRQVGDRLQRELQSNVALRVEPGESPEQFEVSGRGLMHLGVLIETMRREGYELQIGMPRVIFKEIDGKRHEPIEELVVECPAENQSDVLSLVSNRRAEMDRMDDRGSDGQYVHIVFSIPARGLLGLRTRMLTATAGKAIVHHTFLRYEPMRGDIPKRTAGVIVSSERGAVSSYALDGLYDRGFFFVEVGEQVYVGQVIGEHCKDNDIVANPCKTKQQTAVRTRGGKDANLQVRPARKMSLEQCLEYIGPDEYVEVTPESIRLRKKILEESHRRREDRKLAQMTA
- a CDS encoding DUF2237 family protein, with the protein product MIASGHSAARNVLGGPLAICSKDPLTGFSRSGCCETGPQDLGSHTVCAVMTEDFLVFTKQAGNDLTTPRPEYRFPGLKPGDRWCLCAGRWAEAEAAGRAPRVDLAATHAKALEVVALETLREHAQD